The Listeria sp. PSOL-1 genome includes a region encoding these proteins:
- a CDS encoding nucleotide sugar dehydrogenase, giving the protein MKINVIGLGYIGLPTAMMFASCGHQVVGVDNNAEIVRELGQGKIHIEEPGVKEILQSTLKKQTFKAAEKAEKGDVFIIAVPTPNRQDELHSCDLSYVTQAVFSILPFLEKGNTVIIESTIAPNTTAKYIAPILEQQGFCIGEDLFLVHCPERVLPGKIINELVYNNRIIGGVTPNCTKQGKAIYQTFVKGELIETDATTAELSKLMENTFRDVNIALANELVQISNHLEVNAIEVIKMANKHPRVNIHQPGPGVGGHCLAVDPYFIIATAEHVSPLIQQARAINSAMPAFVVQTIERLLDRPPTNATIALLGQAYKGNIDDKRESPAVEVFQLLKAQGYNLKVFDPHISDPSYEESLESATAGTDLVVILTDHTEFLKLNTIKVTAPIYDTRAFLNVVESPNLIYNFGNQYKYSKELVNIGD; this is encoded by the coding sequence GTAATAGGTTTAGGTTATATTGGGCTTCCTACAGCGATGATGTTTGCAAGCTGTGGGCATCAAGTAGTAGGCGTAGACAATAACGCTGAAATCGTTCGAGAATTAGGTCAAGGGAAGATTCACATTGAAGAGCCAGGTGTAAAGGAAATTTTGCAATCAACATTAAAAAAACAGACCTTTAAAGCAGCTGAAAAGGCTGAAAAAGGTGATGTTTTCATTATTGCAGTACCAACACCAAACCGACAAGATGAGCTACATTCTTGTGATTTAAGCTATGTAACTCAAGCTGTTTTCTCAATTCTTCCATTTCTTGAAAAAGGTAATACGGTTATTATCGAGTCAACGATTGCACCGAATACAACAGCAAAGTATATTGCACCTATCTTGGAACAACAAGGTTTTTGTATTGGGGAGGATCTATTTCTGGTTCATTGTCCAGAACGAGTTCTTCCTGGAAAAATTATCAATGAACTAGTTTATAACAATCGTATCATTGGAGGCGTTACTCCAAATTGTACAAAACAAGGTAAAGCTATTTACCAAACTTTTGTTAAGGGAGAATTGATTGAAACAGACGCAACGACAGCAGAGCTTTCTAAGCTGATGGAAAATACATTTAGAGATGTTAATATCGCTCTTGCCAACGAGCTTGTTCAAATTTCTAATCACTTAGAGGTAAATGCTATTGAAGTTATTAAAATGGCAAACAAGCATCCACGTGTAAATATCCATCAACCTGGCCCGGGAGTTGGCGGACATTGCTTAGCCGTCGATCCCTACTTTATTATTGCTACAGCAGAACATGTATCGCCGCTTATTCAACAAGCACGAGCGATTAATTCAGCTATGCCAGCATTTGTTGTTCAAACGATTGAACGCTTACTAGATAGACCACCAACAAATGCTACAATTGCACTCTTAGGACAAGCTTATAAAGGAAATATTGATGATAAACGTGAGAGTCCAGCAGTTGAAGTTTTTCAATTATTGAAAGCACAAGGCTATAATTTAAAAGTGTTTGATCCACATATCTCAGATCCAAGTTACGAAGAGAGTTTGGAAAGCGCTACTGCGGGAACAGATTTAGTCGTTATCTTGACTGATCATACTGAATTTCTGAAGTTAAATACGATCAAGGTTACTGCACCAATTTATGATACACGGGCGTTTTTAAACGTTGTAGAGTCGCCTAATCTTATTTATAATTTTGGCAACCAGTATAAATACTCAAAAGAATTAGTTAACATAGGAGATTGA